In Mugil cephalus isolate CIBA_MC_2020 chromosome 19, CIBA_Mcephalus_1.1, whole genome shotgun sequence, the genomic stretch GTCGCTAACGGCCGACGGGGTGAGGACGCCCAGGTCGGTGAAGAGGAGGGtgatgagggagggaggcgTGTAGTCGATCATCGGATGCTCCTCCGACAGGTTCTGCACCGTCTTCAGGGTGTCGGCTTTGTACTGAGGAAAAAAcacttgtaaataaaataactcacaaataaaataaataaaaacagaataaaatacaaaatacctTGAATTTATCTGGGACGTCCTGCTGGTTGAGCGGATACAGACGCACGAATTTAAAACTCTCGGCCACGACGTAGAAGGGTTTATTATGAGCTTTGGAGCAGACGGCCATCTGATAGGTACCGAtctggagggtgggaggaagagggaggagagccgttaccatggagacggGGGACTCAGGTGATGAGAGTTTGCATCAAattgatgaagaggaggagaataaaacgtgaaaaggagaaaaataaagaggagaaacagggTCCCGACTATTTCCTGGAACGCACCTTGTTAATGATTCCTCCGCTCTCCACGACTCCTTCTGCTCCAACGATAACCAGATCCACTTTCTCCAAGACGTACctgcaaattaattaattaattaattagttaattaaaatTCTTCTTATTAATTGTCTatacaataataaaaccaaaCGTTATTTACCCGACGGCTGCGTCCAGGACGACTGTTACTGGAACATTGAGTTTCTTCAGGGCCTCGGCCATTTGTTGTCTGAACAAAGAGACGGGTCAGTGAGGCCTTTCAGAATAAGAGTCTACTACTATAAAAGTCCAGTAAGTCATTTTAGAATAAAAGTCCACTACCTAAAAGTCCAGTGTGTCCTTTCAGAATAAGAGTCTACTACTATACAAGTTCAGTGTgtcctttcagaataaaagtctaCCACTGTAAAAGTCCAGTGTGTCCTTTTAGAATTAGAGTCCACTACTATACAAGTCCAGTGTgtcctttcagaataaaagtctaCTACTGTAAAAGTCCAGTGTgtcctttcagaataaaagtctaCTACTGTAAAAGTCCAGTGAggcctttcagaataaaagtcgACTACTATAAAAGTCCAGTGAGTCCTTTCAGAATAAGGGTCTATTACTATAAAAGTCCAGTGTGTCCTTTCAAAATAGAAGTCTACTACTCTAAAAGTCCAGTGAggcctttcagaataaaagttcACTACTATAAAAGTCCAGTGTgtcctttcagaataaaagtctaCCACTGTAAAAGTCCAGTGTGTCCTTTTAGAATTAGAGTCCACTACTATACAAGTCCAGTGTgtcctttcagaataaaagtctaCTACTATAAAAGTCCAGTGAGTCCTTTCAGAATAAGGGTCTATTACTATAAAAGTCCAGTGTGTCCTTTCAAAATAGAAGTCTACTACTCTAAAAGTCCAGTGAggcctttcagaataaaagttcACTACTATAAAAGTCCAGTGTgtcctttcagaataaaagtctaCTACTGTAAAAGTCCAGTGTgtcctttcagaataaaagtctaCTACTGTAAAAGTCCAGTGAgccatttcagaataaaagtctaCTACTATAAAAGTCCAGTGGGTCCTTCCAAAATAAGAGTCTACCACTATAAAGTCCAGTGggtcctttcaaaataaaagtctactACTATAAAAGTCCAGTGAGTCCTTTAAGAATAAAAGTTCTACTGTAAAAGTCCAGTGAgtcttttcagaataaaagtctcCTAGAGTTCTCAGTGTCCACTCACCCAGCGGCGTCCGGCTGAGACTCCGTCACGTAAACAAAGAAGCGTTTCTTCTCGGCGGCGGCTCGTTCCAGGACTCTGAGGACGACTCTGGAGAACGAGTGGGTCAGTATTTTCTAAAAGAGGGAAGACGGAGGGAAGAATGAATGCGCCGGCgttcacagagagagagagagagaaggaagtgtGACAGGACGTGAACTCACGGCGCCATCTTTGATGAAGGTGTGACACAGCTTGGCCACTTTGGCCCTGGACATGGAGATCTTCTCCAGGAAAAGTTCTCCTCGCTCCTCCATCACCTTCTTACAGCGAGACAGGTCCTGGAAACGAGGAACCAAACACACACcgattaaagaaacaaaaaataagacacaaaatgaccataAAAGGACAGTAAATGTccaaaaatgaataatgaacaGAGACAGATCTATGTGAGCAGACGTGGCTGATGGTGCGTTCACTGACCTGTTGCTCCAGGGACGTGAGGCTGATGAAGCGCAGGAAGAGCTCCCCCCCTGAGGACACGGCCACCGAGGAGTCGACCCCCATCAGACAGTCGGTGGCCGACATCAGACTCTCCCTCAGACCCAGGATGGTCTCACCTGAGGAACCAAGAGACGGGAGACGTCCATGTGGGGTTCAAagacagccataacattatgaccactgacaggtgacgtTAATGATGCTGATAACCTGGCTCCTctcagtgggtgggatatagggggagaaggaggaggaggaggagggagataatgaaaaggaagaagaggaggaggcgagggaagaaaaggagacaTAGGAATAAGAGgaaaaggaggtggaggaaggagataatgaaaaggaagaagaggagaagatggaggaagaggacataGAATAAAGACCAGACACAGGTGGATGTGTAGAGGATGGAGACAGGTTTAAACGCACCTTTGTCTCTCTTGAGGAACTCCAGCAGGGTGCGGATAGCGGCCACAGCTGAGGCCATGTCCGGGTCCTTCCTCATCTGAGCCCTGAAATACTCCACCAGCTCTGAAACCGGGGACACCCCGAGACCCGGTTAACGTCCCCGACCACAACCCGAGACAAGAACCGTGACACACGACAACAAAAACTCACCTCCTTCATTCATCCTGGAATCCACAAGAGCTCAAACTACAATATTCAAAGTCACCAGGTGTTTAATATGACAGGATCCAGTCGGGATGTTTCTGACACATGCCAGATGATGCGGACTCTCGCAGCTTTTGTTCAACGCTGTTGTTTCCACAAGAGTcaagataaatgttttaaattaagaaTTTAAGTCACAATTATCAGAATGCATCCACAAAAACTCGCCAAATTCTGCCTGAAAAGTTTTGTTGTCACTATTTGCCGAGTAACACAGCTCAAAACTGCGCGTTGATGTGTCGCAGAGTGATGACGCAGCACGTTTTCCTTACACCGTCAACGTGCGTGGCCCCTTCAGGGACTGTCGGAAATGTTGTAGTTATGGATTTGAAGAAAATacgttaaataaaaaaaaaatgactaagtTTACGATTTGTGTAattattgatatttatttacacaacaaCTACATGGTCGAAGAGCGAATTGAGCTAAAAAGAGACGCAAAACCGCTTCAAGGAGATGTAAAATTTAGTCAAACAgggttcaacaacaacaaacaacatagTCACGGAGACAAAcgagacaaaaagacacaaaatcaccgcaagaaaaaataaatgactcaaatTAACTTTACTAGATCTTCAGCAACGTGCTCATGTAGATTTGTTTCAGGCTGCGGAGCAGGTAGATTATAACTGTGTGTTGTTACATAACATAAGATTAGATTTTGGGagattttattatcattattattgacTTGAGGGTTGATCAGATAATGTGTGAGATCATCTGTGGTCCAGAAATATCAGGTTGTGTTCCAggttaaagatgttttaaagaATTTGGTTAAgattaaaatgacataaaacaaTTACAATAGAGTCAAAATAAgtataaagacacacaaacagatcagAAAGACTACAAAGAGCCTTAAAAACACTACAAAAACACCTTGAATTACGCAAAAAAGGTTCAAAATGACTatgaagacacaaaaacacacacaatctactacaaaaacacttaaaatgtccACCAAGAAACAAAACTCACTACTTAATGAAATCCActctaaagaaaaacacactcagtttgtctcaggactataaagacacaataaaaaccacacaaaacACCTTGAAAAAAAGACCCGTAccaaatataaagtaaaatacacAAAGGACAGTAGAAAAATGACcgtaaagagacacaaaaccacCACAAAACTTCTTAAAACTACCATGAAGAGACAAAAAGTCATAAAGCAACAGTAAACAACACAGAACCAACTACAAAAAGACTTAAAATGATCAAGAAACAAAACTCACTACAAAATGAActctattttaaaaaaaaacacacacaccaacaaacttagaactataaaaacacaacgaaaaaacccacaaaacatcTTGAAGAGAACACCTGTGTAAGACATACAAAGGAGAGTAGAAACAActaccacaaagagacacaaaactacttaaaatgattgtaaagaaacataaaaccacTAAAAAAGTACTTAAAATTAtcataaagagacacaaacctACTACAAAACTACGTAAATGGCCGtaaagagacacaaaagcactacaaagagacacaaacccacTTAAAATTATCATAAAGTGACACAAAACCACTACaaaactacttaaaatgactacaaagagacacaaaatgtctTAAACTGTCCATAAAGAGACTTAATAAAACAGTAAACGCACACAGAACCTACTACAAATATAAACTAACCATCGAGGAACCACTGTGTTATTTGTCCTTACAAGAACTatcaacacagaaaaacaaaaaacacacaaaacaccttGAAGAAAAGACCCGTAAGTCAGACGCACatagtaaaagcaaaaataaaaataaaaaagtgacattAAAGAGCAAGAAAATACAGGTTAGACCAAATCTTCCAGAGTGCAACAGAAtctaaaaatagtttttctctgGTGTTGCTGtagttgtgtgtctctctgtgctgttgtgttgtgaatgAATATAAACgcgttaaatatatataaaaaaaagttttttctatttaaattgTGCAGCTAAAACGTGAAACTGGGGATATTTCCTAAGAGCAGAGCCTCTCTTTGTTCTGCACTCGCTCTCAGTGGGGAGACATCAGTGCAGCTGCagacccccctccctcccccctcatcctccccccttcctccctcctccctccctccctccgtgtGCTCCATCAGGCCGCGCATGCGCAGTGCTCTCCCTGTGCGCTCTACTGTTTGCATTGTGTCTGAACTGCCGGCgagctttaaaaatattaaacccACCGCGGCAATGTCGGGCAGGTCAGTCCGAGCTGAGACCCGGAGCAGGGCGAAGGATGACATCAAGAGGGTCATGGCCGCTATTGAGAAAGTACGAAAAtggtaagagagagagagagagaggagaaaaaaaaaggaggcttCGTTATCTAACACGAGAAAGCCTCGCTTCTTCTTGTTGGGGGAGGAGAGGGACGGAGACGGGAGCGAGGGATGGAATAGAAAGAaaaggacgtttttttttttttgtatttgaaggGGGCTTCGCGGGGCTGATGTACTTGCGGCTCAGGTGCAGCGGGGCGCACTGGAGCGGGCGATGcttaaatcaaacacacaacatgtacccggtgtttttttttttttttttttttttttctctccttctccttttagCGGCTCGGGTTGAACCCAGAAGCCATTTCGATGCAGTCACATGAAGCCATTGCTTTTCCTGCCGCTGAGCTGGTAGCACACACGGAGAGGAgggttttttaaatttatttatttatttatttttttattttagggacTTGGAAACAATTCGACGACGGCGCTCTTGAGTCGGAGCAGTTTTTAGTCCGTCTGGAGTTTTAAATTAAGCGCTTTGAGTCGCCCTTTAGGTCTGGTGGAGAGAGACGGAGGCGCGGGTGGGGGTTGGGAGAGGGAAGTAGGGCTGCATGGCTGAACACGTATGACTCAGTACGAAACGTTTAAAAAACACGAGGgaggggaacaaaaaaaacacactttattcacatttatcgGCTCCggtgtttcattgtgtttttttttgtttcgagaacattctgggttttttttttgtgtgtgtggttttaagCGTGTGACCCCGCTCCGTGGTCGGAATTGTCTCGTTTCTTTTTAATCAGGTGGATTAAATCGAGCGCACCCAGCGCAAAGTCAGGGGAAGTTGGTGGATTTAAATTAACGTTAATTTAacggaaaacattttttacacgACACAGAAACAACTTAATTACGTTTATactaattttaaattattatttttttattttttaatcttgagtgcattattaatattaacactAAAAAGTAACTTGGCGGTTGAGTTGGCTAACTTTCTTTTAATCAGGTCGATTAATCGAGTGCACCCAGCTCATAGATAATATCAGtttaacagaaatatttttagatgacaaaattaaagaaaatatacaaactTAATTCCCATTTATAGGACATCTTTAACGgcattaattattttaacaatagATGTGATTTATTcgcgatttaaaaaaaaaaaaagattaccgTAATTCGTTTTTCTTCAAACTAACGGTTGCTAGCTAAAAAGTTACTTAGCTAATGAGTTAGCTATGCGTTAAGATTGACGGATAAATCCGGTAATCTTGAgtgcattattaatattaacactAAAAAGTTACTTGGCTGAAGAGTTGGCTAACTTTCCTTTAATCAGGTCGATTAATCGAGTGACCGAGCTCATAGATAATAATATCGGtttaacagaaatatttttagatGACAAAATTAAAGGGAATATACAAACTTAATTCCCATTTATAGAGCATCTTTAACCgcattaattattttaacaatagATTTGATTTATTCGCGATTTTTCTAAAAAGATTAATTCGTTTTTCCTCTAACGGTTGCTAGCTAAAAAGTTACTTGGCTAAAGAGTTAGCTATGCGTTAACTTAACAAATATTTTTAGAAtcatgaaattaaagaaaaaaagcttaatCACGTTTTATAGTACATCTGAAATAGCATTAGTTATTTTAACAatagttttcattatttttttttgttcgttttttacAACAAATTCCTCTTTCTCTAACTAACAGTTGCTAGCTAAAAAGTTACTTGGCTAAAGAGTTAACTAACTTTTTCCCTCAGGTCGATTAATCGACTGCAAAGACAGTGGAAGTTggggtgttttgtttgtttgtttgtttttacatgatAACGTTAAAGAAATATACAAACTTAATTAAAGCTATATACTACATCTATAATGACATTAACTATTTTAacaatttttattcattcatgatttttttaagaTTCAAAGAGCTAAACAGTTACTTGGCTGAAGAGTTagctaactttttttttttatcaagtcGATTATCAAGGGTACCCAGCTCAAAGTCAGTTAAAGGAAACGgaaaatatttttgaaagttaaagaaaatatCCAAACTTAATGTTTCATGATGCATCAATATCGCCAttgattaatttaaatgttttttttcctcaaactaGCAGTTGCTAGCTTATCTGTAGCGTCCCGAAAGGCGCCTATAAATACAAtgtactgttgttttttattattattattaagagttggctaattttttttcatcaggtcGATTAATCGAGCACATCCAGCTCAGTCGGTTGACATTCATGACtctaaaataatttaactgaaatatttttcagcgatataacacaataaaataaattagtttttccgctaaagcacaggtgtcaaacatacgaccCGTGGGCCAAAAACGACCCACCAGAAGGTCTAATCTGTCCCGCAGCATGaatatttacagtgtaaaaaTTCCTTACTTAAAGGTTATTCTGTTAAACTACTGTTCTGGCCACTTGAGATAAAATtggtggtttatttttataaa encodes the following:
- the eif2b1 gene encoding translation initiation factor eIF-2B subunit alpha, producing the protein MNEGELVEYFRAQMRKDPDMASAVAAIRTLLEFLKRDKGETILGLRESLMSATDCLMGVDSSVAVSSGGELFLRFISLTSLEQQDLSRCKKVMEERGELFLEKISMSRAKVAKLCHTFIKDGAKILTHSFSRVVLRVLERAAAEKKRFFVYVTESQPDAAGQQMAEALKKLNVPVTVVLDAAVGYVLEKVDLVIVGAEGVVESGGIINKIGTYQMAVCSKAHNKPFYVVAESFKFVRLYPLNQQDVPDKFKYKADTLKTVQNLSEEHPMIDYTPPSLITLLFTDLGVLTPSAVSDELIKLYL